One stretch of Psilocybe cubensis strain MGC-MH-2018 chromosome 6, whole genome shotgun sequence DNA includes these proteins:
- a CDS encoding Mannose-P-dolichol utilization defect 1 protein — protein MTAITQNLPWFVKDLGISIVGKECYTSLVENLHLGDVKCLKYSLSKGLGIGIVVGGSIMKVPQILLIVNARSARGLSLPAYILETLSYGITLAYSFRHQFPFSTYGENLFLTLQNILITLLIIHYAPTRSSQRSQKLITTTLATLASSFALYTLPTQTLSLLQMTTLPLSLFSKLPQIRQNYRAQSTGQLSAFAVLSQIAGCLARLFTTAQEVGDGLVAAGFALALALNVVLGAQLYIYWGENGAQKQRADYEMHEKITSTSATATSWDAQPQIHQPVATRSYASAATLSPPPNTNANTNVNAANGRQSSPSPSAAHRVSTPPPRTPSSAGGRKWARKVD, from the exons ATGACTGCCATAACACAAAATCTGCCTTGGTTCGTCAAAGACCTCGGAATTTCTATCGTTGGAAAG GAATGCTACACGTCACTCGTCGAGAACCTGCACCTCGGAGATGTGAAATGCCTCAAGTATTCGCTTTCTAAAGGACTCGGTATCGGGATTGTTGTTGGAGGGTCTATTATGAAAGTACCCCAAATTCTACTCA TTGTCAACGCGCGCTCAGCACGCGGCCTTTCGCTGCCTGCGTACATCCTCGAAACGCTGAGCTACGGCATCACGCTCGCCTACTCCTTCCGCCACCAATTCCCTTTCTCGACATACGGCGAGAATCTATTCCTCACCCTCCAAAACATCCTCATCACActcctcatcatccactACGCTCCCACCCGCTCGTCGCAGCGATCTCAAAAGCTAATCACAACCACCCTCGCAACGCTTGCGTCTTCGTTTGCGTTGTACACGCTGCCGACGCAGACGCTCTCGCTGCTGCAAATGACCACGCTCCCGCTATCCCTCTTCTCCAAGCTCCCGCAGATCAGACAGAATTACCGCGCGCAGTCGACGGGCCAGCTTTCAGCTTTCGCTGTGCTCTCCCAGATCGCAGGATGCCTCGCGCGTCTATTCACAACTGCGCAGGAGGTCGGCGACGGGCTCGTCGCAGCGGGCTTTGCACTGGCGCTCGCGCTGAACGTTGTGCTCGGTGCACAGCTATATATTTATTGGGGAGAGAACGGCGCTCAGAAGCAACGTGCCGACTACGAGATGCACGAGAAGATTACGAGTACGAGCGCCACTGCGACATCGTGGGACGCGCAACCGCAGATCCATCAGCCTGTTGCGACGCGCTCGTATGCGTCCGCCGCGACACTCTCCCCTCCGCCCAATACGAATGCCAATACGAATGTGAATGCGGCAAATGGAAGGCAGTCGTCCCCGAGCCCCAGCGCTGCGCATCGTGTGTCGACCCCGCCACCGCGCACGCCCTCATCTGCTGGTGGACGGAAATGGGCCAGGAAGGTGGATTAA